From a region of the Tachysurus fulvidraco isolate hzauxx_2018 chromosome 5, HZAU_PFXX_2.0, whole genome shotgun sequence genome:
- the pde6d gene encoding retinal rod rhodopsin-sensitive cGMP 3',5'-cyclic phosphodiesterase subunit delta isoform X1, which yields MSSDEDRAKEILKGFKLNWMNLRDAETGKVLWQGTEDLSVPGVEHEARVPKKILKCKSVSRELNFSSSEKLEKFRLEQKVLFKGQCLEEWFFEFGFVIPNSTNTWQSLIEAAPESQMMPANVLTGNVVIETKFYDDELHVSTSRVRLFYV from the exons ATGTCTTCGGACGAAGACCGAGCAAAGGAGATTCTGAAGGGCTTTAAATT AAACTGGATGAACCTGAGGGATGCAGAAACAGGGAAAGTTCTCTGGCAGGGAACTGAAGATCTCTCTGTACCTGGTGTAGAACATGAAG CTCGGGTGCCCAAAAAGATCCTAAAATGTAAATCTGTCTCCAGAGAGCTTAATTTCTCCTCATCAGAAAAGCTGGAAAAGTTTCGCCTGGAGCAGAAGGTTCTCTTCAAAGGCCAGTGTCTAGAAG AGTGGTTCTTCGAGTTTGGCTTTGTGATCCCCAATTCTACAAACACATGGCAGTCATTGATAGAGGCCGCACCCGAGTCACAGATGATGCCTGCTAATGTGTTAAC TGGAAATGTTGTCATAGAGACGAAATTCTACGACGACGAGCTTCACGTCAGCACATCACGAGTTCGGCTTTTCTACGTCTGA
- the pde6d gene encoding retinal rod rhodopsin-sensitive cGMP 3',5'-cyclic phosphodiesterase subunit delta isoform X2: MNLRDAETGKVLWQGTEDLSVPGVEHEARVPKKILKCKSVSRELNFSSSEKLEKFRLEQKVLFKGQCLEEWFFEFGFVIPNSTNTWQSLIEAAPESQMMPANVLTGNVVIETKFYDDELHVSTSRVRLFYV; this comes from the exons ATGAACCTGAGGGATGCAGAAACAGGGAAAGTTCTCTGGCAGGGAACTGAAGATCTCTCTGTACCTGGTGTAGAACATGAAG CTCGGGTGCCCAAAAAGATCCTAAAATGTAAATCTGTCTCCAGAGAGCTTAATTTCTCCTCATCAGAAAAGCTGGAAAAGTTTCGCCTGGAGCAGAAGGTTCTCTTCAAAGGCCAGTGTCTAGAAG AGTGGTTCTTCGAGTTTGGCTTTGTGATCCCCAATTCTACAAACACATGGCAGTCATTGATAGAGGCCGCACCCGAGTCACAGATGATGCCTGCTAATGTGTTAAC TGGAAATGTTGTCATAGAGACGAAATTCTACGACGACGAGCTTCACGTCAGCACATCACGAGTTCGGCTTTTCTACGTCTGA